Within the Agromyces atrinae genome, the region CTCGACGTCCTGACGCGGGTGCTGGGGCGTGCCGGCGATGAAGCGCTCGTTGCCGCGGCGGAGCTCGCGCCAGGTCTCGGAGGGGGTGGAGGGCCTGGCGCTCACGATGATGCTCCTTGTCGTTCAGTGATCGAGGGGGCGATGGCCGTCGCGAGTTCGGTGAACTCGATCGGTTCGGCGCTGCCGAGGAGGATGAAGGTCTCGTCGCCGACCTCGGTCACCAGGCCGTAACGGGCGTTGCCGACATCCGCCGAGGACTTCCGGTTGTCGTAGACCGTCCAGTCGACGCCCGCGATGTCGACCGTGCCGACGGCGAGGGTCTTGTTGAGGCGTTCGGCGACCCACGTCGAGTTCGTCTCGAAGCCCTGGTAGAGACCGATGTACTCGTCGTCGGCGGTGAGGTAGCCGACGTACCAGGCCTGGATGTCGTCGGCCGTGGTGCGGAGCTCGGCGGCGTTCGAACGCCACCCCTGCGGCACGGACGGTACGACGAGGTCACGACCCGTCGAGACGGACGCGCCCTGGGCGACCGCGGCGACGTCGACGATCGGTTCGATCGGGGTGTCGCTGCGCGGAACGATGAGCACGATGAAGATCATCAGGCCGAGCGTCGCGATGAGTGCGTAGATGAGGTTCGAGACCGTCTGGCGCTGACGGTGGTTGCGCGAGTCGACGGCCTTGCGGGCCGCGGTCTCTTCGGGGGTCTCGGGGCGGCCGAGGTGGGCGACGACCCGGGGCGCGGTGTTCTTCGCCATCATGCGTCTGCCGCAGCGGCGCGCGCGGCGTCGAGACGGGCCTTCGCTCCGATGAGCCATTCCTCGCAGCGGGCGGCGAGCGCCTCGCCGCGCTCCCACAGGGCGAGCGATTGTTCGAGCGTCGACGCGCCCTGCTCGAGTTCGGCGACCACGCGGATGAGTTCGTCGCGCGCGTCTTCGTAGCTGAGCGCTGCGATGTCGTCGTGGGAGGGCATGGTGTCCATTCTATTCCGCGTGCGGACGGCTACTTCGAGGCT harbors:
- a CDS encoding exodeoxyribonuclease VII small subunit, with the protein product MDTMPSHDDIAALSYEDARDELIRVVAELEQGASTLEQSLALWERGEALAARCEEWLIGAKARLDAARAAAADA
- a CDS encoding DUF4245 domain-containing protein → MAKNTAPRVVAHLGRPETPEETAARKAVDSRNHRQRQTVSNLIYALIATLGLMIFIVLIVPRSDTPIEPIVDVAAVAQGASVSTGRDLVVPSVPQGWRSNAAELRTTADDIQAWYVGYLTADDEYIGLYQGFETNSTWVAERLNKTLAVGTVDIAGVDWTVYDNRKSSADVGNARYGLVTEVGDETFILLGSAEPIEFTELATAIAPSITERQGASS